The genomic DNA gtatcaagGAAATTAGAAATCTTGATAACATTCTCCTCATCGAACGGACGTTGATATTAGTATGTGTTACGTCACGTTGGACGTCGATTAGACGATAAGATATTGGACAATCATTTGAGACCGTGACTTCAGATTCGGACGTTGATTTTAGGAACTGACGTCGATAAGAGATTGGATCCGATCTGAGTCCAACATATAGTCAATGTGGACAACGTATAATTAGACTTTTTTTTGGAATATATTCTTTATGTATTTCTTCATCTATGGCTTCACATTATCAGGGGAGAGAAGAAACTACTTGTATAACAAACTTGTGTCGTAATTGACTCATGCAAGTTAAGTTGACGTATTAAATTTGGTCTGTTTGAAAAAGTAACACAATTACTATTTTTGAAGCTGACGAACATAATTatagacaccctaaacacaaagaTATTCATATGGTGAGTGAGAGGTAGgagatttatttataatgtttcCCCCTGATCCCAACTTTATTAtcccctatatttcatatcCCCACTTTTTGTACACCCCCTCCACCTTTAGCCCATTGTCAAAGGCCGTGAAATTCCCCCAACTTGGGACTTTTTCAATGACACTTGCTTctataatctttcaatcatttGTATCGCTATAGCGAGTCGAAAAATTTGGTAAAACTATATTTCTCCGACTAATGATcttttatttccctttttacTAGTAATTTCAATTTCTATATACTTATATCATTCTGTGATAGTCACACTATCGTATTCCATTGTCTAGTtctgaaaactggaaaactTATCCCCAATATTGATATTGCCGTCTTGAGTCAttatcacaaaattgaaaatcagtGATCAGACTACATGCGACCCCTTGGTGCTGCTGAAAATAATATTACACTCACTTTCGTACGAACATAAAACAACATGTGCATGACAATGGCAGGTAAAACAGCCCTAACACTACTCGTTCGGCTAGCCGTACTCATAACCACTccgtgtgtttttttttacacaaaaaagacTCTTTTGCATTATTTCGCTTGATGGTGTAGATCATCATGAGATCCAGACTTTTTTAACTTGCTAATAGGTTAAATAGACAGGAATTGTAAAACCAATAAGTTTGATGGAGACACTACCGAAACTACTACATCAGTGTCTGAGCTGATAATCAGTGTCGCCTAACATCCTCTTTCAGATGCACTTTTATCCTTGTGTATAATCATCAAGCTATTTATCTCTTACAACTGAATGTGCATATAATTTCTTCTGTTGGTGAAATATACATTTCCTTAGATGAAACGAagattaaaatgttataaacaatgtttagttgtttattaaaatttgtttttcaaaggAGTTGGTTCGCTATCTCACTAGATTGGCCCTAAATATCTGAAAATAGTTGATCATGCAATGTAGTGAAAATTTGATTCGATCATACGTTAAACTGTCATAATGTTTCAATCAAAACTTATGTTAAAACCTATTCCTTTTTAAAGCTAAGTTGTTTATTAATACATATGAAGCAGATGTATATTTTTTCGTATTACACTTTTAAGCATTTTACATGCCCATTAGATTAACTTAAAGCAAACTTAAATAATTGAAGTTTCAATAATCACCTATACATGGCCGTTTGTTAATGTTCCTGGCTCTGCTCATTGTTCCTTCAAAGAATTTGGTGAAACGTACAccacttttttaaattgcaacttAAATGTTGATAGTTGGGGCATAGATATTTTCATGTTAActatataatattcatttaaacatagatttatgattctattttatttcaaccttttgttttgaaaggCATTTGTTTCAGCTAGAAGAAAAagattaaaaagatatatatgtaatatgtgGAATCTTCTAGATTGGGCAGTGATGATTGTGTACGCAAATGGAATGAGTCAAATACTTGAAGATGATCGAGACCCGTCCAATTTATTATTAGTCTTAACATTCATTCTACTCAGCATTcgtatattaaacatgtttagtatATCTGAATATCTTGGACCAAAACTTGTTATAATTCAAAAAATGGTAAGAAATACTCAACATATTGAAGAAAGAAGCATTTTTGCAATATGAAACTAAAATTAGCAATCTTTTAATGAGTTAAACATGTAGTtatattgacttttgaaaaactgatattctcTGTAGCCAACAgccgaagtgaatatcagtttttaaaaaatcagttgaaccCCATATTcaccgaaacaaaagacagtaattgttttattccatattccgaaAGAAATGTATGTAATCGCTATCATTTACCGAAACCAATTGTACATCAAACACTTTTTAACCAAAGTTATGCAccaaattttatcaataaggaatatttgtgtttatttcgCCTAAGAATATAAATAACAGTATTGCATATGTTGCTTCACTCACATAAAACTAGGGACTCATTCCATGTTTGTTCATAAATGTCATCTGGCGAACATTTCCTTAATTTTATTATCCAAAAACTTTCTAAAACTAGTCTGTCGGTCATTGATCACATTTGTTGTGTCTATGATAGTgatggtatgttttttttagatcagCTTGGGCATGCCCATGTGATCTTGAATGAACTTACGTAAAGATAGTATTTGCAGGTGTAGTAAATTCGATGAGCATTCATGTGTTTTTCGAATTGATATACATGCCACATCGATACTGGAAAAAGGTATACCACATCAGGAGCTGCATAGCAATATCCAGTGTTTTTCGGACCCAGTAGACAATTTTGACTTGCTTAttctatattatattataatgtgtAATGTATCAAAATTATATGATCCATCAACCCGTAAGGTTTATCTTTGGCTGTTATTCagacattataaatatatatatatgtataaagatTTAAACGGGTTTGcttttcaatgttaaaaaaattcattatttaGTGTAAGTCAAAGTCAGTggcacaatatatatataaaaaaaataattatacaatacAGACTAAATGATAACTGGATATTATTCCAAATTGTTACAATACTAGTGTAAATATTACTTGATAACATTGATAACCTTTCTCTTTTCAGTTCAAGGACACATTTGTCTTTTTGATTATTCTAACAGTTATCATGACGAGCTACAACGTCTCATTTCATTCCTTGAATTACCCATACTCTAAGTTTAGTTGGGAAGAGATAGAAAAAATTATGCAACATGGTTTTTGGATACTTTTTGGAGAAAATGATTTAGATGGTAATGCACGTGTGTTCATAATCAACTGTACCCTTCCGAAAcaaacacctgagatcacctctagattttggtggggttcgtggtACTTATTCTGAAATTGTCTATGTTGTATCTTGTTTACTATAGTTtctttgtccttttcatttttacccattgcgttgtcattttattttcgataaatgaatttgactgtcccacttgtatctttcgtccctctcttgGTCTCATCTCTTGAAAGGTACTTTGCCATTTAATCTATTTCCATCATTGAAACTCCATTGATAACTGTCGACGCTATTTTTTACAACTTTCTCTAAAGAAACTATACCTTGTAGGGTCATAGTTCACTTAAGCTGtcattataatatatagatatagctGAACGTTTAAAGGAGATGATCTCATTTTGTGTGTTGCTTCTCTTCCTTTCGCAATTATATCGTCTATGTCCTTAGGAAACCATACCTAGTCGCATGTGTCATCCTCGCTTATGACTATTCAGTTTGAATTATTTGGGAGGAAAACGAAAATAAGGGCGACCAAATATTGTTTCCGTCATAAGGCGGACTTTAAAGTCATATATCAGCCATCCGTTTAGGACTGCTTATGTGGCACGGTACTTTCTGACCCATAGGGATAATGATAACCTTTTAAGAATTTTTACCACTTTCTAATATTACGTAAAATTATGTAGTTTTTACCCATCATTCTGTTGAAGTATAGTATTCATGACACATGCATATCCAAATAATCACAGAGGCGTAGTGTATAAAGATGCACTTGCGTATCGTACCAATTGAGATATGTAAACACAATACTATAGAggtatatattaaatgtttattgtcagaaaagaaatttgatatatgttctattttgaagtttgtttataaattaattaaggTATGCTTTAAAATGTATGTGAAGCTTAGCCTTGGTTTCTTTCCACCTTTTATATGCATaaaaggatacaaaaaattCTCAGAGGTATTTTGTATCGCATAGAGtgttaacaaataattttcatataaatcgTTTACTAGTTTATTTCTATACTTGCAATTTGACACACTTCAGACAATGAAATGTTgtgaattaataaaatatttcataccttaatataatttcaaaagcACATGTACTTATACAGAATGCTTCCAGAACATCGTTTACCCAATGAATTCTTATTAAATTCAGTAATTCAATATATTCAAAGAAATCGGGATACATTTGCTTTTTCTGCCTGTACAACAAGAAACAGTGACAATGATTTCAATTATATGTATTCATTTCAGAAAGAAAACAATGTAGGGATGATAAACccctttaccatgtttacactAGTGGTGATCAGCCAAGGTGTCCTGTGGAATTGGGAGAAAACTATACACCATATCTAAAAGCCCTCTATGGATTGATTGCAGTAATTATACTATTGAATCTGCTCATAGCAATCTACAGGTAAGATTGCCAACAGTTTATGCTTATATATAGGGTCTCTGtgtatgatatttgtttttgaaaataaattggaCAGTTTTGTTTTATCTCAGCGGTCACTGAACTAATTTTACACACACTTTCAACTTAACTTACAGTTTTATCAAATAACTGATTTATATACCTCTTTTGCcatatgcaatacatgtatgttaacaACTTGTTGTGAACCATGTGTATATAGCAAAGTGTTGATATTGAACATATCATTTCAGTGATACATATCAGAAAGTGAATGATGAATGTAAGTTTCATTGGGCGCAGCTTACGACCGATTTCCTTGAAGAGTATAGCATAGAGACAATTTTCCCGATACATTTACAGCTTCTAGTGCTACCTTTTTGTCTTGTTCACTGCATTATTTGGTGTGCCAAGTATTGTTGCTTAAAAATAAGAGATCGAAGAAtgaataaaatccaaaatggagATCACCATGATAGTTCAAGTTCTAACGCAAGGAAAAGGGACAAGATGAAGAAAAATCCAATGTTTGTACgaggtaaaaatgtaaatgaagGCAGATATTATTAAGATCATATGTTTTCCTGCTGTAACAATGTGTTCAacagaacaaattaaaaattgtatggTTTGCTACTGACCCactagagggttagtaaaatcaaTAGGGGGTAATGCCATTGCTCTATGGTTCGAAGGGGGTCAGTAGTgaactgtaaaacaaatatatcgcAATGCAGGCATTTTCCTGCTGcgttttattcaaaaataaacattgaaataaaacaacatcaaTAGATGAGGTctcctttaagagtagacttGACGTCCTGATCCCCTATGAAACATATGTCACTACGTGACGGTGTTCAACGTATTACAACGCGCTAATTAATCCGCGATGAGATAAAGTGTCTTATTGATTATGTTCATATCCGACCTTATAAAGAAAGAACGTACATTATTTAGATATTATTAACACTTGTTATATAAGACAACATCAGTTAACCGCTCTTCAATAATTCGGttaagcaaaacaaaaaaaacaacaaaaaaacctcTCAAGAATGTGAAGTTTTAATTCAGATTGGGCTATTTCGAATTTTATTAcgttaaattattgaaaattacaaaaatgtaagaATTTGAATACATTGATTCACAAGtccatcaatttattttttcaatacacTGTTTCTTTCTTTATTAAGATATTCTTTAAATATCTGATACATTATGATAAACACTAAGAATAAGACATTTTGGTTACACATGGTTACACATGGAAAAAGGGTTTAATTTCTATTACATCAAAAGCTTCTCTATGTTTTGATATAGGAGAGAGAACTTTTCGTGGTTGATACAGCATCAGGTTACTTACATATTATGTACAATCGTAGCTTCTTCGATAATTAGAAAACTCATACCGGAttttattgagttaagtctaccaattgatattttatcgtgtgtttttctatgttgtgatgttatgcaattgtttcagaaaaagggagaaggtttggatccattaaaacgtttaatcccgctgcaaatgtttgcacctgtcctaagtcaggaatctgatgtacagtagttgtcgtttgtttatgtaatatatacgtgtttctcgtttctcgtttctcgctatgtttatatagattagaccgttggttttcccgtttgaatggttttacactagtaattttggggccctttaaagcttgttgttcggtgtgagccaaggctccgtgttgaaggccgtactttaacctataatggtttactttttaaattgttatttggatggagagttgtctcattggcactcacaccacatcttcctatatctactgacatgaaaaatatgacatTCCAATTGAGAAAATATACGACATAAtttagacaaaaaatataaaattaacgaaaaataaaGATGACAAACATCTACAAACACTGAAAACAATTTGGGACTGGCACATAACATGTTTGTGTGTTCGCAACCCTCTTAACAATCTTATGTTATATAGCACAACATAAGATCATACTATCAAAACGTTTGATAAAGGAACAATAttcagatcgatacaaagcagAATTACATCGAACAAAAACACAGACCAGACATGGCAATGTAATTGTGCATCTAAAAAAATAGATCTGCGAGTATTCAAAGCTACTGACAGCTATTAACGAATGTCCGATTTTTAACCACTCACTGACATTTAAGCAGTTTGACCTACGATAAACTTGTTTACTCAAACCACAAAGTTATACGTCTGTATCTTTTCAGTTCCCTTTCCAATGATCGTTCCATGTCATAGTTATGAATTGTTGGGTTATTATTTGTATAAGTTGATGTCTGGACGGATTATTATACTTTATGGTTTATTAACCTATAACTATCATATAAACGGATTATTTTAGAAGTTGTCATTTGATTTAGACATTCGTTTTTTTCAAGTCTGTATGTTACCAATATTTCTTTGGTTAGTAATCTCATTGTCATTTACTAAAAATACTCTTTCAATGATAGGAATATCCGTAAACGCCTGAGACCTTTGTCTAATTTAATATACGAACCTCAAGCTTAAAATCGAAACCTCTTCGTATAACAAGTattgtaaagattttttttttatcatagtaTTTTTGTACAACGCAGACAACGatctgaaattaaaatcaacagAAGAAGCGGAGAGAATTGCAGCGATGAGATCAAGAGGGTAATACAGTTATAGTTTTCTTAATATGTCTGTACAGTAAAAGTAAGCTctgtttatgaaaaataaaatttatctatACTATGtatgataacacaatgttaaCTGCTGTGCCACTACTTttgacatttacctattatgtctgtttgttttgatcaCACATCGATATAATGGATGTTTTGGAGACTGTCATAcgagtgagaggtttagctagctttaaaacaagGTTTAGTTTGCCACTTTCTAATTAAGAAATGCCTGTTCAAATtgcaagtcagaaatatgacagttgttgacCATTCGTTTGCTTTGGATTTTGAAATTagattagagactttccgttttgaatatccctggatttcttttatttttaggggggggattttcctttttaatgaagcatatttttttataacatcttaaactgtaaaactatattaacataaaggtaGGCTTCCAACCatcattatgattttttttcattaaaagatCAGTAATTTCTTTCTAAAGATTTAAGGTACGTGTTGTGTacgattgtttttaaatatgttatggCTTACGATATTAGTTAGTAAGCCATTTTTTGGACTCAATGAATTTGTAAGAAAgtatgatattttgaaaagcaTATTTTCTactaattttttaatattttaaaatggtttattaACCCCTTACAGTCAGGagcgttacttaaacaagtcatttttttaagttacttatttaagtaatttttgtttttaaaaataataaaattacttaatagagttatctaattttcaataaaaacatagacttaatgtagttttcatgaatttttacatcattttatatcagaaaataaatttgtcagatTTGAGGGGTGTAAAGAGATAAAgggttactttaaaaaaaattgacaacaatattacttaaataaggtattttatacatttttgaaaaataatagtacTTACACTTATCTAAGGAACATATGTAATTGATTttggttacaaattataaaaaacttcaaatctTACTTGATTCacaagtatctatctatttatatcagtctaccttcaagattttggaggaaaatgatattttaatagtcccaagagaccaatctttgacccaGAAGCGTCGGTATAAAAGATCAGTGCGTCAAAAGGTTAATTAGTGTTTCAGAAGAattagattttatatttcacGGGAAAAATAACCAGAAGACTGTGCACATTAGTTAAAGCAAGTGAAATCGGTATTTTTGGacaactataaaaataatattcagaaaagTTACTTATgtaagtaatatttaaaatagcctcgttttcaacattacttgtataggtaattttaattgttacttgtttaagtaatgcccctgactgttatacattttgtatgtggAAAAACGCGTAAAATCGGCCAATAGGACTCATTTTGAAATCGGTATGGCTTGTACTATTTCGAATAAGTGAACGACTGACAGCTTTAACTTTGTTTTGTGATTATAATAGGAAAATTGAGATCACAGAAGAAGATAAAATAAcggtatttaatatttaatggtACATAACTGATTGAACTTTATGTGGCATAACATTGCTCCGCGAAATTTGTTCTAAACATACAAAGATAGACCAggataaaaatcaataaaaaaaactacatttaaaaaagacatCGATGATAAAATAGACAATGTAGCACTGACCAATCACATCAGACTGAAAACAAGGGATTGtaatttgagagaaaaaataatattggcATCAGCAGCAAAACacatgttataaatatatattgtgaattTGTACAATCAGGGAGTGTGTAGAATTCCTTTTTATAAGGGATTCCGTATATTCGGTATAATCACTTAATCCAAGtgattttatataattcatGAAAATGTCTAGTGGttttacataatcactgaacgctttaagaattgttttacaaatttcctATCGTGTTTTTAGTGTTTatcaaaaatacatgtaatacaaagattctttgttttggtaaaaaataaatcaaatacagACATAAAATTAACCTCTTTATGGTTTGGGTGGACAGTTTACAGTTTAGGTCGACAATGGTTTAGGCTGAAACATAGGTTGAACACTGGTCGAGTATTGTTCGAGTACAAGTCTAAAGGGTTAAGCATATTTTATACTGTCAGCGTAATTGTTCAGACTATTTTCAATGGCAATTTTATAAGGGTAGAACTTTGTACAGCCAAGTATGGTTCAGACAGGGGTCGAGTAATGTCGAGTAATATCAAGCCAAAATCAGATTTGTCGAGTTAAAATTAGAACAGTCGAGTATAAATATAGGCTATTTAAGAATTTTACTGGTGTGAAGTGGTACTTAGTTAGGCATTAGGCAGTTGTTTCTATTCCTTTgatgtattaaatatttttattttgcaattgaTAATTGACTCTCTGTTTTGAGTTTTTCCCCAgaattttgtgttattttactcttttttttatatcatagacaattcaattttttttatataatagacAATTCCACAAATAGCTCGAgtagatttttttcatgttgaatGACATGACGTATAACATattaaagatgtaaaaaagCCTTTGCAACCGTCATTGATGTCGATACACATACAATGTACCTGTAATTTACAACTTAGTACATAACACATTCAGTTATTGCCACTCGATGTTTAACAATTATCAGCCAATCAATTATCATATGGCGGgatcaaattcaaaatggaaaacaCTGTAAAAtgacatgaatataaaaagtttataCTTTTGGTTTTACCAAATACTTTAATCCGTTTATGGTTTAACATTCAATTTGTATTAATTTACTTTTCATCCAATAATAATGCTGCATGGATAGGACATTACAGCTGCATTGAAATAGTGACTCgcccttttcacaaaaaatgcaatttttgtaagactcatttttttcaaaaatattggtTCTCCaataaatacagattttttatGCATTAAACTCATTCAGAACTGTTTGAAATGGCTAGTTTAACACACAATTCCTGTATCAGATGTTTAGTTTGCTGTaaacagtatttaaaaaaaaatgccgttATTGAAGACAAGACAACGcttgaatattttttagtacaGCTATAATGATGCGTTTCTCTATATATAGCTAGTCCTTAGTTTGCCTGCAATGTAAGTTAATAACACAAATTCCCTTTTTAAACCATAAACAGATgaaaagtattttgtaaaacCCAAATTATCCACATTCTACAGTCATTTCATTTTGCATTgttttcaatgaaaatgttGCAATACGTTTTTTAAggtttatatattaaattctTTGGGTGTTATTAAGCAGCATGAAACGAACGTACTAAAACAGATAATGCCTActtgaaatatttccatatgcTGATCGGTTCAATTGTTAGTTTGAAACATAAACAGTAGCTGTCGTCTTTATTCCTTATTTGATTGTATCTATTCATACTGTTTAACAATTGCGCCAAATATGTGCATTGCTAATGTAGCAACATCATAtatatgatttgatactatacAATAACGtatctttttattgtttctttcaTTGTTCCCGAAGAAGGTAATCATAGTgtatataacaacatatgaaatttgtatctaagaatagtcttaaaaattatttaaaatttcacatttaattgtgtttttgtattatttttaattcatttgtcAGGCTATGGATTATACATTAGATaatgaaaacatttacataatttCATCATCTGTACAAGGACatcattcataaatataaatcaacatgcagacatatACCTTGAAGTATTTCACACCCAGTATTTTATATTAGTATTCtctacaaagcacaaaaatgtcggcATTCAACTCAAAAGCTAACCAAATCTCCAAATATAGTTAATGATGGTATTTATACTTTACCCCTAACGGTAGAGATTGTACTTGCTGTTCAACTGATGtaaacatacattttcaattagtttaattgaggtatgatactggcatgtcagtaactgctagtagtcctttgttaagttatgtatcattgtcatttgtGCTTAGTAatttttgttacctattctgacattgTACTCGGaattcttttaaactgagttttacttatttacgtATTGCCATGTGTTTTTTTAGGCTATATTGGCTCAAGGTTGAGaattcacaaaacatgtttaatctcgccacatttttgcgcctgtcccaagagCATCTGGCCTTAAttaatcttatatatttttcaatttcggttttttatatgttttggagttaagtgtcacgtccattttcactgactatttattttattaagagGTCAGCTGAGGACAACCTCCGTGTGCGAGATTTGTTTTGCTGCGTTTTAAACCCATTTGTGGGCTTCGGTTggtgtctgctctttggtcgggttgttgtctctttgacatactagtattccccat from Mytilus trossulus isolate FHL-02 chromosome 8, PNRI_Mtr1.1.1.hap1, whole genome shotgun sequence includes the following:
- the LOC134681811 gene encoding uncharacterized protein LOC134681811, translated to MNKIQNGDHHDSSSSNARKRDKMKKNPMFVRVFLYNADNDLKLKSTEEAERIAAMRSRGKIEITEEDKITKLQNQMDRKFEDQYERNDEMLKMIKEIMKINHKNLKEIRSMNSKLFDRL